Within the Nitrospira sp. genome, the region TCCAGAGTCTATGAATGCTGTGGTGTTAGGACTGTAAGTCAGAGGGCGAAGCTACGTGCGACAGTCGAACTGAGGCCGGCCGCAAGAAGACCGATGTTGCTCGACACGTGCTGCATCCTAATCTCTCCGGGCGTCCTATGAGCACAGCGACGACAGCTCGCATGATCGTGAACAACGACACCGTGATCGATGCCAACCGAGCGCTCGCTTGGTTTGCAGTCCAAACCCGATCGAGACATGAAAAACTGGTTCGCAATCAACTAACGCAACATAACATCGAGCCGTTTCTCCCGTCCTTCACCCGCGTCAGCCAATGGAAAGACCGCAAGAAAAAGATCGAGTTCCCATTGTTCCCAGGCTACTGCTTTGCTCGTTTTATTCCCCGTCAGCATCGGTACACCGTGTTGCAATGTCCCGGGGTCGTCCGCATTGTGGGATCGCCAGAAATGCCGGAAATCGTGCCTGATGTCGAAATCGAATCGCTACGCCTTGTACTGGAACAGTCGTATCCTCATTGCGAACATCCGTTTCTCCGAGAGGGGATGGCGGTCGAGGTGATACGGGGCCCGTTGAAAGGGGCCAGAGGGCATTTGGTCCGGCATGCTCGCAATTGTCGATTGGTACTCAGCGTCACGCTTATCCAGCGTGCTGTCGCGGTCGAAATCAACGACTCCGACATCGCTCCTGCATAGTGGCCCTTCCGCCGACAACCCAACAGACGCCTCTTCTCTACGAGGCGTGATCGTGAGATTGCCATGAGACATGTGACGGATTC harbors:
- a CDS encoding transcription termination factor NusG domain protein, with amino-acid sequence MIVNNDTVIDANRALAWFAVQTRSRHEKLVRNQLTQHNIEPFLPSFTRVSQWKDRKKKIEFPLFPGYCFARFIPRQHRYTVLQCPGVVRIVGSPEMPEIVPDVEIESLRLVLEQSYPHCEHPFLREGMAVEVIRGPLKGARGHLVRHARNCRLVLSVTLIQRAVAVEINDSDIAPA